One Ictalurus furcatus strain D&B chromosome 22, Billie_1.0, whole genome shotgun sequence genomic window, ttttgatcttttgttcaaaaaattcacaaaaatactctgctctcatggatatcaaacaattgagagagaaaaaaagagtggCTGCTGAGAAAACTAACGTTTACAGGTGTCATGATGCAAGTACTTCTTTTGTGGGAACTTTAAATGGTACTATAATTGGATaagaatgatgtcattttttaataattaacacaTTGTAAGGTTGACAAATTACTgtagtataagaagaataaaacactttgggaagtACTGTTATGTTACGGCACCATccagtcattgattattttcccataacagcacggtccattgtgtttgtgttttattccttacttacagtACACTCGATTATGATAATGAAGTACTCAAAGACtttggtttttctttcttcttaatCCTTTAGGTGCACTTGTCCTTTAACACAGATACTCTTTGCTGAAACAGCGACCTCCGTCACAGAAACGTGAAAAAAACCACAAAGTAAAGACTTTCATCTGACCAAGGGAAGATGTTCCTAATCCACTTTCTCCATGGGTCCATCTGTCTGGCCTTAAGAAGAGACGTGCTGTTTAATCCGTGTGCTCTGCGGTAGTGGAGCGAGCGTACAGGCTTCCTGAAGACTACAGGCTTCCTGATCAGAGCCTCAGACGTGGTGCTGCTATAGAGTGCTTTTGTGTTTTGGAGAAATGGTTATGGTAAATATCCCTCTTTTAGGAtgggattaaaaataaataagtaaataaaagtttattaaaCACGGTcagaattttttaaacacagaattaaaaggacttacaacaaaaaaaaaaggttcatgcTGTTCTGAACTAGCGCTTTACAGCTGTTGATGTCATGAGATAACATATCATCCCTGATAAACGATGACTGTTTGGGGTTCCTTTGTATCATGTGGTTTTTatgactgatttgtttttcagCTGAAACGCTgatataattctttttttttttttgtaaaatccgATCTAACCTTTATTAATATGTTGAACCTGCCTTGAGAGCATGCTATATAGTCAAGCCTGTGGTAAGTCCTATATTTTATCGATcgattgaaatgtttttaaggCACCTGAACGTATATTTACAATTCCCGGCGTACAAATGCACCTTTTACGGGAGACATTTATTGAAAAACCGGTTTGAGGTCGGTTGTCAAACCGATCCGAACCATCCCTGACCAGGGGGACGGTACGAATAAGGCGTCAAATGTTTCGTGAATGTAAATGGCATGAAAATGTTTTGCACAGATCGGTGCCTCAGTGAAGCGTCCTGAATTTCCTGTTTTATCTGATGAACGGAGCACTTTGTACATTTTCCTTTGAATGTCCGTTGTGTAAATTACAGCCTACGACAGTCATCGCAGAGACGTAAAGTCGCGTCGCTCACACTTTCAGCTGACGCGTACGTTATAGAGACAGAAAATGTCCTCGTTAACCGTTTTGCATTCACTGTGAAGCCAAAGGTGAATTTCTGATTCACTCTTATTGAAAATGGATCGATTTCAGGAgattttttctgttgttgttgcatttgTGCAAATTTACTTGATAacatgatgtatttattttttttccccgtaattCATTTTGCACTGTATTGTGTGCTAAGGacttggaggaaaaaaaaccaacaaaaatgtgttattttttgaAAACTGATGTCCTGATGTATGCAGGATTGTACTCACTGGAAGCTGTACAGAAATGTTCGAGCTCTGCTATAGTGTGATGAGTGTTTAACTCTGTTCAGTGCTCTCGCTTTAACATAACGCTGGTCTGTGAAGAAAacctcatttttaaataaatgtcctcTATTttaagcataaataaataatgaaggaaagaaagaaaaggaatcgCTAGGTTTATGTACATAAGGATGACCCCTGAGcatctttgtgttttatttttcatgtaatATGACCAAAGGGAAAATGAAGCATATTTTTCGATGTATGTACTAAATGTGAGTTAATTGCATCTTTGCTACTGTTGTTGTAAATAAGAGGTACATGTTCAAATGCGCTGATTAATCCGACTTCACATATTACTATTAAGACACCAGCAAACAAAGAGGGACGTTTAGTGAAGTGCTTTTGGgttttagatttagtttttaaCTCGGGAGCAAATACGTTCAAGCATCACTGAATTAAGTGCATATTCATGGATAGAATTCGTCGATGGATTTTCTTCCATGCTAATAAACCTTGTTTGATTTCCAATCCAGACTGACTTGTAACAGACTGGCTCGCCTTTTAAGCTCGTTTCTGATGATTACGTTTCCATATTCTTGTGATGAGCTGTTCAGGTGTTTTTAATatgaacaggaaataaaaaaatacaataataaaaaagtgttgaactgtgtttgtcttattaaaaagtagcatttatttatttatatatttatttcagagTAGGGTTAAAAGGTTTAAAATCATGcaagttttaaaaatcatacTTCATAATTATTTGAGTTAATAAAAACAGTCAGAGTTGTAGTAATTGCACTGATAGTGTTGGAGGGTTACAACAGGAATGTGAGCAGTCATGTCAGTGTCAGGAGAGTCATGTGTCACATCCATCGTCAAAAGCCACCCCTGTAGCAGAGCGCTTCCTGCACGAaccaaaacaattatttcatcatcatcatcatcaccatgtgtcatcatcatcatcaccatgttgcatcatcatcactatgttgcatcatcatcatcatcatcatcaccatgtgtcatcatcatcatcaccatgttgcatcatcatcactatgttgcatcatcatcatgtttCTATCATCATCAACGtttcatcatcattgtcatAATTTATTACTATAGtgctttttaatattattattattatatgtatagcactttataataataagacaataataacaattattataaaCTTCTATAATATGATTATTCTGCCTATGaagattattataatttattaatatagtgctttattattattattatataattgtatagcacttaataagacaataataattctaatataatgaaaagcactataatatgattattatgcttattatgaatattatattttattactataatgctttttaataatatagtacagcacattattattattattaatagtctatcatgtattattatttttattagtagtagtatagcacttaataataataataataataatataatgaaaagtGCTTTATCATCattgttattatcattaatataattattatagcacttttaagtataatattcctttttattatcataattaatatattaattattcgAGCACTTTTAactaatattcctttttatttattattattattattattattattattattattattattattatcatcatcatcatcaaaacttTCGATCTGTTCAGCATCAAATCAAGATTCTTCTTACTGGATTCCCTAGAAGGCGCTGAGTGTTCATGATGTAACAAATGTGTGATTTGTCaccattttcccccatttcaaCAAATTATCCAATAACCACAAAGCTTGGACGAAAGCATTGGGAGTCCAACCCGAACAAATCTTGTTTCTCAGATTTTTAACATTATGCATGGTTTGTCCATAAAGTGGAAACACTTTCTGCAGGGAATATGTAAAAAGTCTACCAAATTAATCCATGCAACTATCCACAGACTATTTATCGGCTTAGAACCTGTACCTAGAACTTTgttacatttctaaaatgtgcTTTTAAACATTCAGACACTCTAAATACGTGTTCATACAAATTTGTTAAAGTCAGTCACCGTTTGGTTCCTGGGTTGATGAGTGAATCCCCTGGAAAGCGTTTCTTTACTGCTATCGTTGGGCCAGCGGGCTGTCTCCTGGGTTCAAATCCTACATAAACAAAGCTGCCATTATTCAGCATGTAGCCAACTTTTTCACCATCTGGAATGTTGCATATAAAAACGGGTACGGCAGGATGTTTCTACATACCTATGCTCCTCTTCTGTGAGGTCTTAAGAGGGCTTGATGAAGATGTGGCTCCTATCAGGGTACAAAACCCGGCCTTTACATTCAGATGGTGctttgactgactgactgacaacACTTTATCTGTAGGTTCTGCCTTAGACACTACAGAAAGTCTAGATTAACTAGACTTTAGTTATTTCAAACTATTCACTACGTCTATACTAATCAAGTTCTTAGCTATTTTCAAAGGACAGAATCAGTTCATTTGGAATTACAACGATTAGTAAATAAAGGTGTATGGCAATTGATCTCGGACATGTTAAGGGACATACAAAGAACAAGCCCTGTTTTCAGTAGTCTCTAAAGCGCACTTTAAAGAGAAAGTACTACCGAGCGATTTTATATACCTGtattgtcctgttgcatgagACTGTCTGCCATCTTAAAGAGCAGATCTTTGAGCTCTGTCCTTCCCTCATGATCTGCGAGCCTGGAGAAAGACACATCGAAGTCTGTAGTTTCAGAGCCAAGGTGAAGCACAGCGTTATCCTCCTGCAGGGAGACAAACGCACTGCCGCTCCTGCACGCATTCCTAAATCCAGCACACAAGAGAAGCAGGTCAAaccaagagcaaaaaaaaaaaggctcatgaatgtattaaattttaatgaaataagcAACCTTACTTTAACTTCAGGGCATAGTCTTCTGTTGATTTCAATGATAATTTcttcttctggaaaaaaaaaaaaatctattaaggCAAAAATTTTATCAGTACTCTCAGTATCATGAGCCATGCTGGTCTAGGAACCCCTATAGACGCATAACCAGGCATCTGTGATAACGATCAATACATGCTTTTTATGATTAATATTTAGTTATTATAGTTATAGGTCTATGTAACGGAGTCACCTAAATGAAATGGGTTTAGAACAAAATCTCATTAACTTAAAAACAATTAGAAATCATGTTTCATTGAATCCATCTTAATAAAACTAGGAAAAAACTGTTTCAAATAAGatccaaaatgtttcaaataCCCAATTTATATTCTAGGTtttgtgggtgggggggtgggggggggatgcaacaattccaataaataaacacagctgaGTGCAAATTTTTGCACACccttaagaataaaataaagaattgaaTTTATTCCAACAAGACATTTAAAGTGTCATGTTTCATGGCTGTTCCTTCATAATAACtagtaagaaaaaatattaactactgtatgcctccctattttccatttaaatacCATAGGGTATGCAACTGTGTCACTGACTGTATGGTGGTACTTACAGTATTTGAATATTTGTATTACTCTGATTAAATCAAT contains:
- the paxx gene encoding protein PAXX, which encodes MDQIVSQSKSVLCTLTDKKDLSKYVCFTQKKPAGIIIGLSNGEAVWEADLSEETLSQLKKKLSLKSTEDYALKLKNACRSGSAFVSLQEDNAVLHLGSETTDFDVSFSRLADHEGRTELKDLLFKMADSLMQQDNTGATSSSSPLKTSQKRSIGFEPRRQPAGPTIAVKKRFPGDSLINPGTKRKRSATGVAFDDGCDT